The following proteins are co-located in the Leptospira selangorensis genome:
- a CDS encoding AAA domain-containing protein, producing the protein MEESYYSALRESLKKERKAELDKYKEEISSSDLNKRVQDGFTVFPLVFEDAELSADGNWKVLLKPTKSKNIPELFRPGTPVRIVKESEEYISVLLKANEDSYLVYMEEVPDWVEEGKLALEILPDETSFKEWDRALEKVISAKKGSREKYFADLFSNQLEVSKPNFKALTNLPETLNDSQKKAVSAILQTEDFILVHGPPGTGKTKTIVEAIRLLASEGKRILASAPTNSASDLLVESLEKLKVPVLRIGHPARMHPDIVQNSLEMKLNHSPEAKLIERDRKEVQELLKKARKYKRSFGKEEAEERRSLYKEADSLRKSIKERQKVLIRYLLESHPVIVCTHTGASSYQLHNLEFDYAILDEGSQAIEPSSWIPILKAEKFVIAGDPFQLPPTVISEDPLLKVSLMERLLPVFQDKERVFLLDTQYRMTDPIQTFPNLKFYENRLKSGLEENFREKIPFDSGEPFGSSLVFLDSSGTDTAEENSEGSLGNPWEAEFTVNIVKKILESGWEPKNLILLSPYRYQRYLLKQKLEEILPEYSSQLEVETVDSFQGRESDAVIFSLVRSNPEGQIGFLSETRRWNVGMTRAKKLLVMIGDGSTLGQNDFFKDLLETVELAGELRTAWEFLD; encoded by the coding sequence ATGGAAGAATCTTATTATTCCGCCTTACGTGAATCTTTAAAAAAAGAAAGAAAAGCGGAGCTGGATAAGTATAAGGAAGAAATTTCCTCCTCCGATCTGAACAAAAGGGTCCAAGACGGATTCACCGTATTTCCATTAGTATTCGAAGATGCCGAATTAAGTGCGGATGGAAACTGGAAAGTACTACTCAAGCCCACAAAATCCAAAAATATTCCAGAACTATTCCGACCAGGAACACCTGTCCGAATTGTAAAAGAGTCTGAAGAATATATCTCAGTTTTACTGAAAGCAAATGAAGATTCGTACTTAGTTTATATGGAAGAAGTTCCGGACTGGGTAGAAGAGGGCAAACTTGCTCTGGAAATACTTCCGGACGAGACAAGTTTTAAGGAATGGGATCGAGCCTTAGAGAAAGTAATCTCCGCTAAAAAGGGCTCCAGAGAAAAATACTTTGCAGATCTGTTTTCCAATCAATTAGAAGTTTCTAAACCGAATTTTAAGGCTCTTACAAATCTTCCGGAGACTCTGAACGACTCCCAAAAAAAGGCAGTATCCGCGATTTTACAAACGGAAGATTTTATTTTAGTACATGGGCCTCCTGGAACCGGTAAGACCAAAACAATCGTAGAAGCGATTCGACTCTTAGCCTCCGAAGGTAAAAGAATACTTGCTTCTGCCCCTACGAATTCTGCTTCCGATCTGCTCGTAGAATCTTTAGAAAAACTGAAAGTCCCTGTTTTAAGAATAGGTCATCCTGCTAGGATGCATCCGGATATAGTTCAAAACTCCTTGGAGATGAAATTAAATCATTCTCCGGAAGCGAAACTGATAGAAAGGGACAGAAAAGAAGTCCAAGAATTATTGAAGAAGGCCCGCAAATACAAAAGAAGTTTCGGCAAAGAAGAAGCGGAAGAAAGAAGAAGTCTTTATAAAGAGGCGGATTCCTTACGGAAAAGTATCAAAGAGAGGCAGAAGGTCCTAATTCGATATCTGCTCGAGTCCCATCCGGTGATCGTTTGTACACATACCGGAGCTTCTTCTTACCAACTTCATAATTTGGAATTTGATTATGCAATTTTAGATGAGGGTAGCCAGGCGATTGAACCTTCTTCTTGGATCCCAATCTTAAAAGCGGAGAAGTTCGTAATCGCAGGAGATCCGTTCCAACTTCCTCCTACTGTGATCTCTGAAGATCCGTTACTTAAAGTTTCCTTAATGGAGAGACTTCTTCCTGTTTTTCAAGACAAAGAAAGGGTATTTCTATTAGATACTCAATACAGAATGACGGACCCTATCCAGACTTTCCCAAATTTGAAATTTTATGAAAATCGACTAAAATCAGGATTAGAAGAAAATTTTAGAGAAAAAATTCCATTTGATTCCGGTGAACCATTCGGCTCTAGCTTGGTATTTTTAGATAGTTCGGGAACTGATACCGCGGAAGAAAATTCAGAAGGAAGTTTAGGAAATCCCTGGGAAGCTGAGTTTACGGTTAATATAGTCAAAAAAATTTTAGAGTCCGGATGGGAACCTAAAAATCTGATCCTTCTTTCTCCATACAGATACCAAAGATATCTTTTGAAACAAAAATTGGAGGAAATACTTCCGGAATATTCTTCTCAATTGGAAGTAGAAACTGTGGATTCTTTTCAAGGAAGAGAATCGGATGCGGTGATTTTTAGTTTGGTTCGTTCCAATCCGGAAGGACAGATCGGATTTTTGTCTGAAACCAGAAGATGGAATGTCGGAATGACTAGAGCTAAAAAACTTTTAGTGATGATTGGTGACGGCTCTACTTTGGGTCAAAATGATTTTTTTAAAGATCTACTCGAGACTGTGGAATTGGCAGGAGAACTTAGGACTGCCTGGGAATTTTTAGATTAA
- a CDS encoding NrsF family protein, whose translation MSNSESDKTKQLIQTLSSDLEKGSLNIYTLFLSCLGLVIFGILLGWSVSNLVGKSSAFPGWWPEPTLLLIWGIVSAYLFCRLAFPEERSAWAFWAAGAFLFVWVVFILSRFFTEEVPDHVHVGLCSVIIATISILFGAGAWFLLKNTASSRPGLSGFLFLNLLLASSNLCLKFICSVQDPSHILISHLAFTLVWIGVLYIPIRKKFSW comes from the coding sequence ATGTCAAATTCAGAATCGGACAAGACCAAACAACTGATCCAAACATTGAGTTCCGACCTGGAAAAGGGAAGCCTAAACATTTATACCCTTTTCCTTTCCTGTTTGGGTTTAGTGATTTTCGGAATTCTATTAGGCTGGTCCGTTTCCAATCTGGTAGGTAAAAGTAGCGCGTTTCCTGGCTGGTGGCCGGAGCCTACATTATTGCTAATCTGGGGAATTGTCTCCGCTTATCTATTCTGCAGACTTGCCTTCCCTGAGGAAAGATCTGCTTGGGCATTCTGGGCAGCAGGGGCTTTTTTATTCGTTTGGGTCGTATTTATATTAAGTAGATTTTTTACGGAAGAAGTTCCGGACCATGTTCATGTAGGACTCTGTTCTGTAATTATTGCGACTATATCGATTTTATTTGGAGCCGGTGCTTGGTTCCTTTTGAAAAATACCGCGAGTTCCAGACCAGGACTTTCGGGTTTTTTATTTTTAAATCTTCTATTAGCAAGTTCTAATCTATGTTTAAAGTTTATTTGTTCGGTCCAAGATCCTTCTCATATTCTGATCTCTCATTTGGCGTTTACATTAGTTTGGATCGGGGTTTTATATATTCCAATCCGGAAAAAATTCAGTTGGTAA
- a CDS encoding RNA polymerase sigma factor, with amino-acid sequence MAEKQEIWQILSERMRLAQEGDSKEYELLLSKCREILNNHLSSKVRDKEDREDLIQDILIGIHKARATYRKEKPFAPWFFSIARYKTIDYIRRKGTRDRMVSTEMDGFAQEEKTSIEDKWEVQQGLESWLNVLEPRQRRILTMAKLEGKSVREISETTGLSESNVKVIVHRSLEKLKRFFSESERTIEGSKTSKK; translated from the coding sequence ATGGCGGAAAAGCAAGAAATCTGGCAAATTCTTTCGGAAAGAATGCGCTTAGCCCAAGAAGGAGATTCCAAGGAATATGAACTCCTACTTTCCAAATGCAGGGAAATATTAAACAATCATTTGAGCTCCAAGGTTCGTGACAAGGAAGATAGAGAGGATCTGATCCAGGATATTCTGATCGGGATCCACAAAGCTCGGGCCACGTATAGGAAAGAAAAACCCTTTGCACCCTGGTTTTTCTCCATCGCCAGATATAAGACCATAGACTATATCCGCAGGAAAGGAACCAGGGATAGAATGGTCTCCACGGAGATGGACGGTTTTGCTCAGGAAGAAAAAACTTCCATTGAAGACAAGTGGGAGGTCCAACAAGGACTAGAATCTTGGCTAAATGTATTGGAACCCAGACAGAGAAGGATCCTGACTATGGCTAAATTAGAGGGAAAGTCGGTCAGGGAGATTTCGGAAACCACCGGACTTTCGGAATCCAATGTAAAAGTGATCGTCCATCGTTCTCTGGAAAAGTTAAAACGATTTTTTTCCGAGTCTGAGAGAACGATAGAAGGCTCAAAAACGTCCAAGAAATAG